The Endozoicomonas sp. 4G DNA segment TGCAGGCGGCTTCAGTAACACCTGAGCCTATAGGGAGGTTTCTTTCCCTTGCGTCTGGATAAATCATCTGATGCCAGTGATTCTTGAAGTAGGTTCTGGCACTGACGAGTTTTTCTAAGGAAGCCATCCGATTATTACCAGGTGAGGCCTGTTCCAGCTCACGTGATAAAGCTTTTGCTGCTCCCTCTTCATGCTTCAGGTCATGAAGCTTTTGCTTCAGCCAAGCTTGCCGGTCACCTGTCGCCTGCTTGCCCGGATAAAGTGCTTCGGCTGCATCAGCAACGTATTCAGATACATGGTAGAAGTCTAATACCTGCACCGATGTCAGTGGCTCCAGAAATGTCCAGTTGTCTGCCGCTCCGTCTGCAACACCCACATAGGTCGCATCAGGGTAGCGCGTTTTTATCTTCTGAATTTCCGATGAAAAACGCTTAATAAATGTTTGCTTGCCGTACTCCGGTGCTGCTGCGCAATAAAGGGTATAGAGTCGTTCACCCTCGTTGTCGTACAAGGTAATAGTGCCGCACATGGCGATCCGGTAACCCTCGTAGTACAGGAGATTTGCCCCATCCAGCCCAATAGCTATCGTTTTTACCGGTGCAGGCAGTTGTGGGATGTCGTATGTCCATCTTTCTTCTTTGGCTTGCGCGATGCTGGCTACCACATCCGACAGGTCTCTCAAGGTGGAGCGACTGCTGGCACGGCCATGGTTTTGCCGTAAGTCTTCATGAACCTGCGGTGCTGCCATCTGAGCATACTTCCAGCTCACCATACGAGCAAAAGCGGGTGTAGAATTAACGACGATCCGGGCATTTTGATCAAGGGGGCAGAAGACCTCACCGCCACAGCTGCTCTGGTAGACATGGCGAGCAACTTTAACTGCCCCCCAGGGTGTCTCGTAGACCTTGGGTTCTTTTTTGCGTTTGGTGGTCATCTTGACGCCACCTACCTTGATAGGCGAGCCGTCGGTATCCATGTATTCCAGCTGGTGTGCTGAAGCAAGTGAACCTGCCTCATTCAGGCTGGATTGCAGGTGTTCTTCGAACTCCAGCATCGACTTACCGTGTTGGATGGTGATGACAATCTGGGTTTCTTGAGTGTTTGATGAGAGAGTGCTGGCAGACATGACTACGGACTTCTAAAAATACAGACTCTGATAAAGGTAGTCGCTACCTGCAAATTTTGACACATTGATTAGAAGTCACACGCTCCAAAACTTCGATGTGTCCTCCCGATAATTCAACGAGCCACTTGATAAATTCAAACCCTGATCGGGCAAGGCAATCTTTTGTGGCAACCACAATATGGGTTGGATTTCTGTACACCGCTGATTCCAGAATGGTTTGCAGTCCTTTTCTCTTAAAGTTGAAAGCACTGGCAATGCCGCTGATAAATTCTGCATCAGGGTGCTCTTTGAGTAAGATACGCTTTTGCATGTCAATGCTGGATTTTTGCTTTCCAGAACTGACTCTTGCATAGCATATCTTCCTTTGCTGGTTAATGAATATGCGAAAGTGACCACCACTGGTTTGCTTCACTTTTCGTAGTGACCACTTTCGATCTTGCGCCTTATAGTTTGGCTGGTTACGCCTTCAATCTTGGCTAGCTTTGTAGTTGAAACCCACAAGATAAATTCACCTTTTGACGATTTATCTTGTGTCTAGCGTAATTGATTTTGCGATTGTTGCAATTTTATTTAACTGCCTGCATATGTCGAAGAGCCTGCTTTTTTATGAACTCATCGAGCTCTGACTCTCCACAGGAAAAAGACTCCCTGTCATGAACCGATTTATCCAACTCAAGAAATGTATTGGTCCAGATCATCACATTCCCTGATTTCTGGTGAGTTGCAGTGCATCTGTCAGCTTTTTATTAGGCTTTTTGGCTTTGTTGCAGGCATTCATAAAGCGATCAAACATATCGTTTTTCAGCACGACGCTTTCATGCTCTGCAATAACCTGACTTGCGTCTTCATCCATAAGGTTAACCACATACTCAGTAAGACTCTTAAGCCCTAAAAGTGCAGTAGCTTTTTCAGCTTTAGCTTTGATCTCCTCATTAAGCCTTATATCCAGCCTGGTAGTCGCCATAATCAGGTTCTCCACTATTGATTTATACGGAAGTTTTCCGTACAAATGAGTTTAGCGTTCTTTTATATCATGCCAAATCGTACAGAAGAATGGCGGAATAATTTCTAACACCGGTGGCAAAGAATCTTCGGGCTATGGAAAAACAGTTGTTCGATTCTAAATCGGTTTGAGTGCAGCAAAGAAATCGTGCAACAATGTCATGGATGTAAAAAAGAATTATACAAAAATGGATTTCAAGCATGGCAGCCTTACTTTTCTACAAAGCCCCCACCGCACTCAACCGTGATCTTCATAAGGAACTCAAATATCAATCTTCCGGAGATTATTCCTTTACCGATAGCGTCAATTCTGTGCCACTGACCGGCATTGAGTTTTTTGAAGCCAGTCGTGATATGCCGGTGCTGTTCAGCAAGGATGAAGAAGGACGTTTTTTCCCCCTGGCACTGCTGTCACTGATGGAGGCCGGCCATAAACAGCTGGATACTGACGGGCGCTGGGAGGACAGTTATGTTCCAGCTTTTGTCAGGCGCTACCCTTTTGCTCTCACCGATGAGGGAACCGTGTGTTTTGACAGGGAATCCGCACAAATTAGCGGTGAAGAAGGTGAGGCGCTCTTTAATGATGAAGGCGAAAACTCCGAAACCCTGAAAAATATCATCCAGTTTTTGAACAACTATGACCAGCAGTACAAAAATACTCGAGCCTATTGTGATGAATGCAGTGAGCTGGAGCTGTTCTCACCTTTTAATCTTCAGGTCATGGCCGATAAGGATAATCCACTGAGGCTGGAAGGCCTGTATGCCATCGACGAGAACAAGCTGGCCGGATTGCAGGAAGAAAGAATAAACGACTGGTTCAAGGCTGGCTGGCTGGCCTGGAGTTATGCCCACCTGCATTCTCTCGGGGCGCTCCGGCGGTTGCTGAAAAAGCAGCAATAAACGACAGTAATCAACAGTTAAAACAGAGGGGGGCTTGCGCTCACCTCTGCGTTTGGTGCGCTTAAGGATAAGCGTCAGGAATAAAAAAGGAAGGGATTCTATGACCTGCTTTAATCGCACGTTTTTGTCGACCTCTATTGATCTGGCTAACAGGGTGAAACGCAGTAGGGTTTCCTGGCCGGTAGTGACCGGTGCCCTGTTTTCCGGGCCGGTAGTGGCAGTGGATAACGACATTCGTGCCGTGAGCGGAATCACCTCGGTGTCCAGTGCCGGTAATGTCCATACCATTACCTCCAACAAGCGTTCCAATGCTTCCGCTATCAATGTCTTTGATAAGTTTGTAGTCAGCACTTCTCACACCGCCAATCTCATAGTACCCAATGACGCCAGTAACCTGGTTAATATTGTCAGGGGGTCTGATGCACCGGCAGTACACGGTATTCTGAACAGCTACAAGAACGGCTCCCTGGGTGGCAATGTGGTTTTTGCCAGCTCAGCGGGTTTCATCGTGGGTGAGACGGGTATCGTCAATGTCGGCAAGCTTTCTATAAAAACACCCGACAGCAGTGACATCACTGCGCTACTGTCCAATGGCGAGCCGGTGGACAGTGAAATCACTGATCTCCTTAATAACAGTTTCAGCGTCTCTTCTTCGGGTCTAGTAAGAATTCAGGGCAAAGTCAACACCGCGTCGGGCGTGGATATCTATGCCAACACCATCCATGTGGACGAAAAAGCCATCATCATTGCCGGCAATACAGCGGCTGCCACCGGTGTCAGTAATTATGGGCAGAATAACGATTACACGGCAGTTAACGTCGATGACCTGACTACTCCCAACGAATTAAAAGTCGATGGCGGCACCCTGGTTCTCAAGGCATCCAGCAGTGCCGATGACGCCATTAACCTTTCCGGTGATCTCTACGCCGACGGTGGGTTTACCATTACGGCTGACAACATCGCCATTAACTCAGGCTCTGTTCTGGATACTGAAGGCAGTGCAACCATTACCGCCGCCGCTGCGGCCAGCATCAGTGGCACTCTGGCCGCGGAATCGGGCATCCGTATTGACTCCAAAGATATTGACCTCAACAGCGGCAGTGTTTTGGATACCCGGAATACCGGCGACACTGCCCGTGGCGATGTCACACTGACGGCCTCAGCCAGTCAGGATGTCAGTCTGGCTTCCGCCAGTGCCACCACCAACATTGATTTTAGCGGTCAGGTCTACGCCGGAAGTCTGACCGCCAGCGCCACATCAAAAGCTGCCAGCAGCATTAAAGAGGAGCCGGGTGTGGCCATTGGCTCGGTAGTCGGCGGAGCGCTTGCCGGTGCCTCCTTCTATCTGATGGACGCCGATGCTGATGCAACGGTGAACGTCAACAGCGGCGCCAATATAAACGCCAGTGGTAATGTTTCCCTGGCTTCAGAATCCCATGCTGTTTCCGACGCTTCTGCCATTACTTTGGGCAATGCGCTGCCCGGAGCACTGGCGGCAGTGTATGCCACCAGTGACGCCACCAGTACCACCCACGTAAAGTCAGGAGCTACGATTCAGGCGGGAGGCAACCTGGATGTTTCTGCCCACAACGAATCCTATGTCGCCGCCACCGCATTTAACCTTATTGCCGAAGACGCCAACAAGGTGGTGATTGCTGCCGCGGTGGGGGAGTCTGATGTTGACGCCACTGCCAGGATTGACAGCGGTGTGACTCTGGATGCCAACAACCTGGTGGTGGCCGCAGAGAACCAGAATTATTACCACATCTCGGCTTCTGCCTATGGCCTGAAGGCGACCCGCTATGGTCTGGCGGTGGCCGTGGGGGATTTTGATACCCGTGCTACCGCCGAGCTGGGCAGCAGTCTGGGAACGGATCTGGATAAAACAGGTAATGTCACCATCACCGCTCTGGATCGGACTCTGAACCAAAGAGTTCATTCCGGTGTGACCGTGGGCAGCAACATTTTTATGCGCACGATCGGCTCCAAAGCCATCAGTGGCATCTCTGCGTTACAGAATGGTGTCCACAACTTCACCAACAAATACCTGCCCACAGGGCACTCAGCGCCCACCGATGAGACGGGCAAAGTCAGCTTCAAAGGTGGTCTGGCATTTTCTCTCAACCTTTCCGATCACGACGCCTACAGTTTTCTGGGCACTAATGTGTCCGGGCAGACGGATGCGCCACGGATCCTTGCAACGGGCAATATTCTGGTGGCCAGCCAGACCGATTTGGGTAGTGATAATCAGGCGGTTGCAGGTGGTAGTAATAATGGCGCACTGGGTGGCGATCAGGGCGGTTATCGAACCTCGGCAGAAACGGCGGTATCGGCTCCCAAACAGGGTTCCAGTGGCAGCAACCAGACTCCGGCATCGGATAAAAGTCTGGCGCTGGCCCTCAACCTTGCCATTAACGACAGTGACGCGGTAGCAGAGGTTGGCCAGTCGGTGCAGATCAGTGCGGCAAATCTTGGTGTGATCGCGGCACAGCACATGCCTATCGTTTCCACTTACGACAAGTGGGACACCTTCTCTGATGTCGTTGGCAAATTTAACGGTGTCGGCGGGTTACAGAACAATCTTCTGACCGGCTTCGCCAATGCGGGTGCTGCCGCTGATAAGAAAGCCTACGGCGGCAGCTTCAATGTCCTCTGGAACGATATGGACACCAAGGCCTGGATAGGGGACAAGGCGAAAATCACGACAACCGGCACAGGCAACTGGAGTGCCAGCAGAGCACTGAAGGCCAACAGTGAAGTTCCCGGAATTCTCGGTAGCAGCAAGGTCTTTAAAGACGTCACCTATACCTTCTCTTTTAATGACTCGGTAGCGGTCAGGGCTTATAACCTGATGGAGACCGCCACGATCGCTGGTAACCTCGGTACCCTGGGTCTGATACCCAATGCCACCGGCACCAATGAAAAAGGTAAGTCGGTTGGCGGTTCCATTTCCTATATCCAGCAGTCTGGTTCAGCCGTGGCGGGTATTGGCAAGGCTACGGTCAACGCCACTGGCAATATTGGCGTTTACGCAGAAACGGATGAACGTCACTTCCTGGTCACACCTTCTTCCGGACAGGCCAGCGGTATTGGCTTCAGCGGAGTGCTTGGTTTTCTCAATTCGGAAGTCTTGACTCATGCCTCCCTGCACAATCAGGCACAGCTCAGTGCAGATAATCTGGTTATTATTGCCGACCATGAATTTGGTAACTGGGCAGCGGCTGGCGCATTCAGCTGGTCAGACCAGTCAGCGGTTGGTATCGCTATCGCGGCAAACGTTTCCCAGGGTGACACTAAGGCGTTCATTGGCGATAACTCAAAAGAATACAAGAAGGTCAAGTTCCAGGATAAGAACAATAACGAGACCGATAAACCTGCCCCAAGTTCGCCCACTGCACCTGATCCAACCAAAGGCATCGTCGTTAACTCGGTAAGCGTCCGTGCCCGTGCAACAGGTACCAACGGCTCGCTGGCGGTTGCCGGGGCATTAACCACCGAGCCCAGCGATGAGCCTGGCATTGGTGCCAAATTTGAGAACTGGTACAACGGCCTGTCTTCCAAACTGGCTGCCAATTACACTGGCGCCAGCGGAAGCAGTAGTGATTCATCCATAGGCAAATCTTCAGAAAGCGGCAAGAACGACGACAGTGGTTCAGGTTCTGGCAAAAGCTCGGCGGAAGTGTCCAAGGATCAGCTGGGTCTGACAGGCGCGGGCAGCTTTACTGTCTCCGTCAACAATATGGATGCCAAGGCCATTATTGATGGCGCTGCCATCAGCGGTCACCAGAACGGTAGCAGCTACAACGATGTGGATGTCGACGTTCAGGCTCTTGAAAAAGTGATCTCGGCTTCCGCCACAGGTTCAGCCGCGCTGTCCATGCTGGGGGCCAATTCACCGACCAATCAGGACACCATTGCCGGGGCTATTTCCTATCAGATCAGTTTCAACGATGCCCTGGCCTGGATTAAAGACTCTGTGATTACCTATGCCGATGACGTGAATGTTCAGGCGTTGCACGGCGGTGAACTGACTTCCGTTGCCCTGGCACTATCTGTCACCAGACCAGACTCTTCTTCCGGTCAGACACGTAATGGTGCGCTGTCCATCTCGGGCGCCCAGATATACGACGGCACATCAGCACGGATTGAAGGCTCGTCCATCAGCTCCAATCAGGGTGCGAATAACGATCTCGAAGTTTCCGCCTACAACAACAGCTATGTGGGCGTTGGCGGCGGTACCCTCTATGGCGGTGGCAAGCAGGGGGGCGGTCTGGCGATTACCTTTGCCGAGATAAATGATCCTTCCGCCATTCCCGGAGACGCCAACCCGGATGGCAATAATGTTCTCAGCACTGCCTATGATGAGGATGTTTATAACGGTGCAGCAACAGAAGCTATTGTCGATTTCAGTGGTTCCAACCGCTCTTATCTCAATAACTTTGACCGGGTCGATATCAGCGCCCGCAGCCTGAACCGGATTGGTATTGGTGCCGCCGGTATCGGCTATAACAATAATCAGGAAGATTCCCTGGGCTTCCAGGGCAGTTTTGCCATAGGTTCCATCGGTGCAGATACCAAGGCGCTGATAAAAGGCACCAACATCAGTGGGGCAGGTGTCGTTAATCTTAACGCCAGTGGTGAGAAAGACGGCGACCTGGACAAGATTCTCAGTGACCTCGGTTCCAGCAATACCAACAAAGATTACGACTTCAGCGGCGCCGAAGCCATGGACAATACTAATGTCCACACCAGCGACGACGGCAGCGGCTCGACTTACAACTATTCATCGGAAGGCAAACGGATCATCGCTGTGGCGGGTGCTGTCCAGATGGGTAAAAAGAATCTGGGTATCTCCTACGCCCATGCGGATGTAAAAAGTGAAACCAAAGCCCGCATGAAAGACGTCAATATCAACAAGTCAGGCACCGGGGCAGAGGTTAACGTTAATGCCCGCGATAACTCCCTGCTCTACAGTGTTGCCATCGGCGTGGGTGTGGGCACCGGCGGTTTCTCCGGTGTCGGCTCGGTGGCGGTTAACCGTCTGAACAATCAGGTGCTGGCTGAAATTGGCGACTGGAACGGTTCCGATAAGGGCACCATTAATGCCAGTGATTTGTCGGTGGTTGCCCAGAATGATATGGATCTGATTAACGTCGCTGGTTCGGTAGCGGTGGCCAGTGGTCAGGGTGGTGCGACTGCCGGGGGGCTGGCAGTAGCCCTCAATCTTGTCGGCACTGACGAACACTCGACAAAAGCCAGAATCAGCAACACCAGCCTTAAGGTGGATGAGGATCTTACCGTCAGGGCACTGAGCGGAACCGCCAATAATCATAATCTGCTGGTGGGTAATGCCATCGCTATAGGTGCCAATCTTGGACAGAGTGGTATTGGTTTTGCTGGCGCCATTTCCACCAATAATGTCGATCAAACCATCGAAGCGGGCATTAAAGACACCAACACCAATCGTAGCAGCGCCGCATCTTCAACCAGTGGCGGTGATGTTGTTGTCCAGGGTCAGGATTACAGCGATAGCGTAGCCACGGCCTGGATGGGGGCTGGCTCTGGCAATGGTTCCGCCGGTGGTGTCGCCATTGCCACCAACCGGGTGGATTCCGATGTTACGGCAGAAGTGCTGGGCAACAAAGGCAACCCTGGCAGTACAACGCTCAAAGCGCAAAACGTGACGGTTGACGCTTTCCGCCGTAACTGGCTGTTGACCATCGACGCCGGTGTTGCCGCCTCCAAACAGGTATCCCTGGCGGGCTCTGTGGGAACCGGTGTTATAGACGGCAATGTGACAGCAAGAATCGCCGACGATGCCCGAGTAGACGCCTGGAACAATGTTCTGGTTAATGCTGATGCACTGAGCGTCAATCTGGTGGGCAGTGGTGCTGTGGGGATTGGTGTCGATGCCGGCGCTGGTGCTGTTGCCATCGCTACGGCAATGGAATACGGCAAGACAGAAGCTTACATTGACGACGCAGTGGTGATTGCCAAAGGCAAGGGCAGCACTATGCAGGTGGATACCGGTGACCTCAAAGGTTATGGCGATCTGCCGGATCTTGCTACTGCCGGTGACAGTTCCAACCCGGATGCGGTCTCCATGGGCGACCTGACTTCCGGCTTCAACACCCTGTCTGTGGAGCGCACCAAAGAATCCGTCAATGGTCTTGTTGTTAACGCGACTTCCAGAACCAAGCAGCGTGCGATTACGGTCGGCGGTGCTGGCGGCAAGACGGTGGCTATCAATGCCAACGTCGCTACCAACGGTACTTATAACGCCACTAAGGCTTATATCAAGGATTCCACCATCAACTCCGGCGTTTCCGGTGAAGACGGTGCTGATGTTTACGTTCGCGCCAATGCCCATGAAGCGGGACTGGCGGTTTCTGCCGGTGTAGCCGTTGCCGGTGGCGGTGAAGCGGCTGGTGCGGGGGTTGGTGGTTTTGCCACCAATGCCCAGAAACGCTCCAGTGAAGCCACCCTTGAAAACAGTACAGTCAATGCAGATAAAGTGACCATTGACGCCAATACCTCGAAACTGGCTCAGGCTGTTTCGGCAGGCGTAGCGGCCGGGTTAGGCACCACCGGTGGGCTTGGTGGCGCTGCTTCAGTGGTGATCACTGAACAGGCGGGCAACACTCGTGCCTGGTTGCGAGGAGGCACAACCAACGCCAGAGAAGTAGTGGTTGTTTCCGACAGACGTCAGGAAGCTAATGTCGCTGCCGGTGCAGCAGGCATCGGTACGACAGTAGGCGTTGGTGTTGGACTGGCGGTCAATATTGTGGGGGGGGATTCGAAAGCCATTATTGGCAATGATCTGGATGATAACGGCGATACCCTGACCACCACCGTGAACTCAGATACCGTCACAGTGGATGCTGACCGGGTTTCCAGCGCAAAAAGTTACGTTTTTGGTGCTGGGCTGGGTGGCGGCTATGGTGTCGCAGCTATGATCAATACCACGGAATTCCGTGGCGAAACCCGGGCCGCGATTCATGGCTATCTCAAGAATAGCAACCTCACCACCGACATTCGTGGTAGTGACGGCAGCTCTGCCGCCACTCGTGTTAACGTTAATGCTCAGGAACTTCAGGATGCCGATCAGTGGGCTGCGGGTATCGGTGCTGGCGCCAGTTTAGGTGTGGGTGCCGTGGCCAATGTGCTGCTCGGTCGCTCCCAGGTTTACAGCGAGGTGGTTGGCTCAGATATTGAAGCGGGCACACTGGATATTGACGCCAATGCCCAGCGCCAGTCCGATCTGATCAGTGTTGCTGGCGCTGCATCCACTAACGCAGCAGCGGCGCTGAGTATCGGTCTTGCTCTGTACGGTCAGGGTGATACGACAGCGGAAGATGGCACCAACGCTGAAGATGAGTTTGATCCAAGCCGAAACGAAGCCAATACGGTTCTGGCTACGGATACTGCCAGCTATAACAGACATTTGTCTGATGAAGAGATCGCTACGCTGGCAGCCGATAACAATGTCACCATAACCCGCAGTCAGGCACCTTCAACTTCAACGACGACAGAATCAGGTAAGTCGCTCAAGCTCAGTGGTGAAAGTGTTACCGCTGCCCGGATCAGTGGCGGCAAGATTGATGTCGATACGCTTAACGTCAATAGTCGTACACTTCAGCACAGCTATCAGGGGCTCGGCGCAGCCCAGGCCAGTTCTGTAGGCATTGCTGGTGTGGTGGGTATCAGTCGCTCCTATGAAATGAACATCGCCACCGTAGACAGCAACATCAAAGCAGACAATGTGGTGATTGGCGCAAGCCTTGAAAATGCCAGCAGCGACGATGGCGCGCTGGCAATGAAGAGCTTTATTGTCGGTCTGGGCGGTACCAGCGTGGTCATTAACTACACCGATGCGCGTAGTGAAAATCGGGTGGTGGCCGGAATCAATTCAGCAGAGGGTAACGACACGGGCGATCTTGAAGTTACCGCTACCGATTCCACCGATATACGTCTGGGGGATGTCAGCAGCGGCAAGCCCTCATCGGTTACCGATGGTTCCCTGAACATCAATATTGGTGCCGGGGCCCTTGGCGTCAGCGTTGGCTATGCAGAGAAAGACAGTGATATTGATGCCTGGGTGGGTGAAACAGGCAAGCTGATCGACGGCTATAACAACATCACTGTTTCCGCCCTCAACCAGGGCATGGTGAAAAGCACAGGTTTCGCGCTGGCAGGAGGTTTGCTGGCAGGCGTTCAGGGTGTTGTTACTGACGCCCACGACGATTCCGATGTCAAGGCGACGGTTTACGGCACCATCGATACTGGCTCAGATGCCAGCGCCGTTAATATCAATGCCCAATCTGCATCGGAACTTTATGCCAGTGCTTACGGTGTCACTGTTGCCGCTGGTGGCTCCATGGGTGGCTCCTTTGCTTATGCCATTGCCGATACCAAAGCGGA contains these protein-coding regions:
- a CDS encoding ISKra4 family transposase gives rise to the protein MSASTLSSNTQETQIVITIQHGKSMLEFEEHLQSSLNEAGSLASAHQLEYMDTDGSPIKVGGVKMTTKRKKEPKVYETPWGAVKVARHVYQSSCGGEVFCPLDQNARIVVNSTPAFARMVSWKYAQMAAPQVHEDLRQNHGRASSRSTLRDLSDVVASIAQAKEERWTYDIPQLPAPVKTIAIGLDGANLLYYEGYRIAMCGTITLYDNEGERLYTLYCAAAPEYGKQTFIKRFSSEIQKIKTRYPDATYVGVADGAADNWTFLEPLTSVQVLDFYHVSEYVADAAEALYPGKQATGDRQAWLKQKLHDLKHEEGAAKALSRELEQASPGNNRMASLEKLVSARTYFKNHWHQMIYPDARERNLPIGSGVTEAACKTLVKQRMCRSGMRWKDQGASMLLTLRALVCSTGHWDEFWSKVDRYGFPIVHNLPAVH
- a CDS encoding DUF1778 domain-containing protein, whose translation is MATTRLDIRLNEEIKAKAEKATALLGLKSLTEYVVNLMDEDASQVIAEHESVVLKNDMFDRFMNACNKAKKPNKKLTDALQLTRNQGM
- a CDS encoding SapC family protein, with protein sequence MAALLFYKAPTALNRDLHKELKYQSSGDYSFTDSVNSVPLTGIEFFEASRDMPVLFSKDEEGRFFPLALLSLMEAGHKQLDTDGRWEDSYVPAFVRRYPFALTDEGTVCFDRESAQISGEEGEALFNDEGENSETLKNIIQFLNNYDQQYKNTRAYCDECSELELFSPFNLQVMADKDNPLRLEGLYAIDENKLAGLQEERINDWFKAGWLAWSYAHLHSLGALRRLLKKQQ